From the genome of Lotus japonicus ecotype B-129 chromosome 6, LjGifu_v1.2, one region includes:
- the LOC130722046 gene encoding putative lipid-transfer protein DIR1, giving the protein MMTIRHLAFAMLVLSSTILVFEKVSGISAQLECKGSLSGIVSQCQAFVKKEGPQILPSDACCETLKAADIPCLCKYITPVIQSQISIEKAIYVVKTCGGTVPPGTKCGSYTVPPSPPPLMA; this is encoded by the exons ATGATGACAATTAGACACCTAGCTTTTGCAATGTTGGTGCTTAGTTCAACCATCTTAGTTTTTGAAAAGGTGTCAGGCATCTCAGCTCAACTTGAATGCAAGGGCAGCTTAAGTGGCATAGTGTCTCAATGTCAAGCCTTTGTTAAAAAAGAGGGGCCACAAATTCTTCCATCAGACGCCTGCTGTGAGACCTTAAAAGCTGCTGATATCCCTTGCCTCTGCAAATATATTACCCCGGTGATTCAGAGCCAGATTAGCATCGAGAAAGCTATCTATGTGGTCAAAACTTGTGGAGGCACAGTCCCTCCTGGAACCAAGTGTGGAA GTTATACGGttccaccatcacctcctcctcTAATGGCATAA
- the LOC130726719 gene encoding putative lipid-transfer protein DIR1, producing the protein MMTIRHLAFAMLVLSSTILVFEKVPGISAQLECKGSLSDIVSQCQAFVKKEGPQIPPSDACCETLKAADIPCLCKYITPVIQSQISIEKAIYVVKTCGGIIPPGTKCGSYTVPPSPPPLMA; encoded by the exons ATGATGACAATTAGACACCTAGCTTTTGCAATGTTGGTGCTTAGTTCAACCATCTTAGTTTTTGAAAAGGTGCCAGGCATCTCAGCTCAACTTGAATGCAAGGGCAGCTTAAGTGACATAGTGTCTCAATGTCAAGCCTTTGTTAAAAAAGAGGGGCCACAAATTCCTCCATCAGACGCCTGCTGTGAGACCTTAAAGGCTGCTGATATCCCTTGCCTCTGCAAATATATTACCCCGGTTATTCAAAGCCAGATTAGCATCGAGAAAGCTATCTATGTGGTCAAAACTTGTGGAGGCATAATCCCTCCTGGAACCAAGTGTGGAA GTTATACGGttccaccatcacctcctcctcTAATGGCATAA
- the LOC130723018 gene encoding auxin transporter-like protein 1, translated as MFSLKQGEEAIMPSLNQMVEREEGEDVKEEKSRFSFKNFLWHGGSAYDAWFSCASNQVAQVLLTLPYSFSQLGMLSGIIFQVFYGLLGSWTAYLISILYIEFRSRKEKENVNFKNHVIQWFEVLEGLLGPYWKAVGLAFNCTFLLFGSVIQLIACASNIYYINDNLDKRTWTYIFGACCATTVFIPSFHNYRIWSFLGLGMTTYTAWYMTIAALVHGQVENVTHSGPNKLVLYFTGATNILYTFGGHAVTVEIMHAMWKPQKFKYIYFYATLYVFTLTLPSAISVYWAFGDQLLDHSNAFSLLPRNGWRDSAVILMLIHQFITFGFACTPLYFVWEKVIGMHDTRSIFLRAIARLPVVIPIWFLAIIFPFFGPINSAVGALLVSFTVYIIPASAHMLTFKSASARQNAAEKLPFFIPNWTFMYVVNAFVVIWVLVVGFGFGGWASMTNFIKQVDTFGLFAKCYQCPPKELPSNHTLPHH; from the exons ATGTTTTCCCTGAAGCAAGGTGAAGAGGCAATCATGCCAAGCCTCAACCAAATGGTGGAGCGTGAGGAGGGGGAGGATGTGAAGGAGGAGAAATCACGTTTCAGCTTCAAAAACTTTCTCTGGCATGGTGGCTCTGCCTATGATGCCTGGTTCAGCTGTGCCTCAAATCAG GTTGCTCAGGTTCTGTTAACTCTGCCTTACTCTTTCTCTCAGCTGGGAATGCTTTCAGGGATCATATTCCAAGTCTTCTATGGCTTGCTTGGAAGTTGGACTGCTTATTTAATTAGCATTCTGTACATTGAGTTCAGAAGCcggaaagagaaagagaatgtcAATTTCAAAAACCATGTCATTCAG TGGTTTGAAGTGTTGGAAGGGTTATTGGGACCATACTGGAAAGCTGTTGGATTGGCCTTCAATTGCACTTTTCTCCTCTTTGGTTCTGTAATTCAGCTCATAGCTTGTGCAAG TAACATTTACTACATTAATGACAACTTGGACAAGAGAACTTGGACCTACATTTTTGGAGCTTGCTGTGCCACCACAGTGTTCATACCCTCATTCCACAACTACAGGATTTGGTCCTTCCTTGGCCTAGGCATGACCACCTACACTGCTTGGTACATGACCATTGCAGCCCTTGTTCATGGCCAG GTTGAAAATGTCACTCACTCGGGCCCAAACAAGTTGGTTTTGTATTTCACAGGTGCCACAAACATCTTATACACTTTCGGCGGGCATGCTGTCACAGT GGAAATCATGCATGCAATGTGGAAGCCTCAGAAATTCAAATACATATATTTCTATGCTACTCTTTATGTGTTCACCCTCACCCTACCGTCAGCTATTTCCGTTTACTGGGCCTTTGGTGACCAACTTCTGGATCACTCCAATGCCTTCTCTCTCCTCCCCCGCAACGGCTGGCGTGACTCTGCTGTCATCCTAATGCTCATCCACCAG TTCATCACCTTCGGGTTTGCTTGTACGCCATTGTATTTTGTGTGGGAGAAAGTGATAGGAATGCATGACACAAGGAGCATTTTTTTGAGGGCTATAGCCCGGTTACCTGTGGTTATACCCATATGGTTTTTGGCTAttattttccctttctttggtcCCATTAACTCAGCTGTGGGAGCCCTTTTGGTCAGTTTCACAGTTTACATCATCCCTGCATCTGCTCATATGCTCACCTTTAAGTCTGCCTCTGCAAGACAG AATGCTGCAGAGAAATTGCCCTTCTTCATCCCTAACTGGACTTTCATGTACGTGGTGAATGCATTTGTGGTGATTTGGGTTCTGGTGGTGGGCTTTGGGTTTGGAGGGTGGGCCAGCATGACAAACTTCATCAAGCAGGTTGATACATTTGGACTATTTGCCAAGTGCTACCAATGCCCTCCAAAAGAACTACCCTCCAACCACACCTTGCCGCATCATTAA